The following nucleotide sequence is from Burkholderia gladioli.
GAGTTCTACGACGCGCAGCGCGAGAATTCCGCATACACGGTGGCCACCACCATCGTCGAACTGGCCAAGCAGCGGCAGTTGATCCGCATCAGCCAGCAGTTCGTGGATCGCATGCAGCAACTCGTGACGATGCTGAGCCAGATCGTCGAGATCGATCGCGGGCGGGCCAGCGAGCTGACCCAGGCGCGGGCGCGGCTGCTGCAGGCGCAGGCTTCGCGGGATACGGTGGCGGCCAAGGCGCGCGATACCGAGCTGACGCTGCGCAAGTTGGTGGGCGACCTGCCATTGCAGCTGCCTTCGGCGTCCGCGTGGAATATCGAGCCGGCCGGCCTCGAGCGTCTGCTGTCGAGCATGAACCGGCATCCGCAGATCCTTCAGGCCCGGGCCGAGGCGCAGGCGGCGCGGCTGCTGGCGGACGCGGTGCGGGCCTCGGCGCGGCCGGCGGTGAACTGGGTGGTCAGCAAGACCACCGGCCGCGACAGCGCCGATCGTCGGCAGCCGTTCCAGACCATGCTGACCTTGAACTGGAACGCCTTCCAGGGCGGCTCGGCCAGGGCCGCGCAGCAGGCCGCGCTGGCACGGGCGCAGGCCAGCGAGCGCAAGGTCGAGCAGGCGCGGCTCGATCTGGAATACGCGATCCGCGCGGCCGACGAGGATGCGCGCACCTTGCTCGAGCGTTCGACGCTCTATGGCGATCTGGTCGACGAGACCGATCGTGTGCGCAAGGCATTCTTCGATCAGTGGTATCACCTCGGCAAGCGCACCCTGCTCGACGTGCTGCAGGCCGAGAACGACCATTACGGCAATCGTGTCAGCGAGATCACCACGCGTTTCGACGGTTATGAGGCGGTGTTCCGCGAGTTGAGCAGCGCGGGCGAGTTGATGAGCTGGCTGAAGGGGATGGTATGAACTCGATCGCTCACGATGTGCCGTCACTGTCCATTGCCCTGCTCGATTCGCACGAATTGGTGCGCTTCGCGCTGTGCACGCGCATCGAACAGGAACCGGGCTGGACGGTGGTCGGGGCATTCGGGGCGGCCGGCGAACTGCTGGACGCGCTGGCGGCCGGCGCGGATATCGGTTTGATCGTGATGAACCACGTGCTCGACGCCAGCGACGGGCTCGATGTGGTGTGGGCCTTGCGCGCCAGCTATCCGGCGGTCCGGATCCTGATCTGCTCGGAATTCGAACGAGCGGATACCATCGCGCGGCTGTTCCAGCTCGGCGTGCATGGCTTCATCGGTCGCACGCAATCGCTCGACGATCACATCGAGGCGGTGCGCAAGGTGGCGAGCGGAAATACCTACTTCAGCGCGCGTGTGATCGGCACGCGGTCGACTTCCAATGGATTCGCGCGGCCTTCTCCTGCTGCGCCGGGCATGCCGGCGCTCAAGGATGCATCCACGCTGCTCACGCACCCCGATCTCACCGCGCGAGAACGCGCCGTGCTGGCATATTGCCTGGAGGGGCTGTCGATCTCCCAGATCGCCGATCGCGTCGGGCGCGGCTACAAGACCATCAGTTCGCAGAAGCAGGCTGCGTATCGCAAGCTGGGCGTGCGCAACGATGCCGAGCTGATCGCGATGCTGTCGCATCACGAGCGCGGCCCGCGTGGGCTTGAATGAGCGTGACGCGCCGTTCGCGATCGCGCGTGGTGAACGGCTAGGCCTTCAGGCGGCGGTATCCAATTCATCCACGTCCGACATCGTCAGTCGATACCCGGATCCATAGACCGTGATCAGCCGTATGCCGTGACGCCCGTCCAGTTCGAGGCGATTGCGCAGCCACGAGATGTGGGTATCCAGCCGTCGATTCGACGCGGCCACCATCGAACCCCAGACCAGCAGGCTCAGGTGGACGCGATCGAGGTTGCGTCCCGGATTCATGAAGAAGGCCGAGAGCACCTGGAAGTGTTTTTCCGTCAGCTTCTGCCGTTGGCCTGCGACGCGCACGGAGCGCGTCGATGCGTCGAATTCGTAGGCGCCGACGCGCCATCGCCGGTTGCGCGTGGCCTGGTGATGCGACCATTTCAGCCAGGTCGCGGTACGCGAGACGATTTCACCGTCGCGCGAGGCGCTCGACAAGTGTTCGTTGGCACCGGCTTCGAGGCTGTCGAGCCGCGAGGTCGAGGATTCGATCCGGCTGAACGTCATGATCGGCACGATGTCCCCGAAGCGGATGCGCAGTTGGCGGATGGCGTCGATCGTGTGCTCGCAGGTCGATTCGCACTGCACGATGAACAGGTCGGCCGGCTGGGCATGGCAGGCGGTGAGCAGTTGCGATGCCGACTCGAAGCGCGCGGGCTGGTAGCCCGCGTCGCGCAGCAGGCGTTCGATGTAGCGGTGACCGGGCTCGCCATCCAATGCGGCGGCGCCGCGCAGGCCCATGCGACCGATCGCGAGGATCGCGATCCTCGGAGATCCGGTTTCCGTCATGTGGACGCTACGCAAGATGTGCCGGCGCGTGCGACAGGAGACGGTCGGGGCGCGCGAGGAGTGGATGGGTCATGGGCAGGCTGCGACAGGTGCGGGACATGAAGCGTGATGCCTTGAAAAAATCCCGCCGCGAAGGCGGGACAAGCATTACCAACAGGGCGTTGACCCGGCTGTCGGGAAACAGTGAGCCGACGTCCCTGATTGTGGACGCTTCGTATCGCGCGAGGTATCGGCCCTGTCTGAAAAGCCGCGTCAAATGCGGAGCATCGCATCCTCGGCGGCCTGGGCCACTTTCACCGAGGCGCGCGCTCCCACCCGTGCCACGAAGCGCGCGAGCGCGGGCCAGCGGGCGATGTCGATCGAGAACGACGGCAACCAGCCCAGCACCGTGTACAGATAGGCATCGGCAATGCCGAATCG
It contains:
- a CDS encoding TolC family protein, with the translated sequence MRTRARTHTAATNESTSPPAEVSKGGASLASAETGRVTLAAMLGKERVARNFPGRRDRLHLADPGRVSPPRQSSPLSTLAEYWAADPAAAGGVVSLSPQADLRPIFLAAVEAAFDRSPQVQFAYASYQAQLADVDEVKGRRWPQLQFASRSKAVEFAGPASNAPGRGTAITVNLTTSLFDWGYLSKTIESRKETADAGKEFYDAQRENSAYTVATTIVELAKQRQLIRISQQFVDRMQQLVTMLSQIVEIDRGRASELTQARARLLQAQASRDTVAAKARDTELTLRKLVGDLPLQLPSASAWNIEPAGLERLLSSMNRHPQILQARAEAQAARLLADAVRASARPAVNWVVSKTTGRDSADRRQPFQTMLTLNWNAFQGGSARAAQQAALARAQASERKVEQARLDLEYAIRAADEDARTLLERSTLYGDLVDETDRVRKAFFDQWYHLGKRTLLDVLQAENDHYGNRVSEITTRFDGYEAVFRELSSAGELMSWLKGMV
- a CDS encoding winged helix-turn-helix transcriptional regulator, producing MTETGSPRIAILAIGRMGLRGAAALDGEPGHRYIERLLRDAGYQPARFESASQLLTACHAQPADLFIVQCESTCEHTIDAIRQLRIRFGDIVPIMTFSRIESSTSRLDSLEAGANEHLSSASRDGEIVSRTATWLKWSHHQATRNRRWRVGAYEFDASTRSVRVAGQRQKLTEKHFQVLSAFFMNPGRNLDRVHLSLLVWGSMVAASNRRLDTHISWLRNRLELDGRHGIRLITVYGSGYRLTMSDVDELDTAA
- a CDS encoding response regulator transcription factor, whose translation is MNSIAHDVPSLSIALLDSHELVRFALCTRIEQEPGWTVVGAFGAAGELLDALAAGADIGLIVMNHVLDASDGLDVVWALRASYPAVRILICSEFERADTIARLFQLGVHGFIGRTQSLDDHIEAVRKVASGNTYFSARVIGTRSTSNGFARPSPAAPGMPALKDASTLLTHPDLTARERAVLAYCLEGLSISQIADRVGRGYKTISSQKQAAYRKLGVRNDAELIAMLSHHERGPRGLE